The Thermus brockianus genome window below encodes:
- the rlmN gene encoding 23S rRNA (adenine(2503)-C(2))-methyltransferase RlmN: MTEGVLRPILDLPPEELPGEGFRKAQIAHWLYARGVRDFAEMTDLPKALREALAQAWRISEFSLVEAYPSKDGSVKYLFTLLDGKKTEAVYMPYPNRKTVCLSSMVGCPAGCTFCATGALGFGRNLTAAEILDQLLAIAHHQGISPREIRNVVLMGMGEPLLNLAQVLKAVRVMLHPKGLAMSPRRITLSTVGIPRGIYRLAEEDLGIRLALSLHAPDDETRRKIIPTAHRYPIAEIMEAVRHYYAKTKRRVTFEYTLLKGINDHPWQARLLARLLKGISAHVNLIPFNPWEGAPVGGTPKPGILAFAEELRRLGVPTSIRFSRGQDVGAACGQLALKAPKPLTFKLLPEGAGQ; encoded by the coding sequence ATGACCGAAGGGGTCCTCCGCCCCATCCTGGATTTGCCCCCAGAAGAGCTTCCGGGCGAGGGGTTTCGCAAGGCGCAGATCGCCCACTGGCTCTACGCCCGGGGGGTGCGGGACTTCGCCGAGATGACCGACCTGCCCAAAGCCCTGCGGGAAGCCTTGGCCCAGGCGTGGCGCATCTCGGAGTTCTCCCTGGTGGAGGCCTACCCGAGCAAGGACGGGAGCGTCAAGTATCTCTTCACCCTCCTGGACGGCAAGAAGACCGAGGCGGTCTACATGCCCTACCCCAACCGCAAGACCGTCTGCCTTTCCAGCATGGTGGGCTGCCCCGCCGGGTGCACCTTCTGCGCCACCGGGGCCTTGGGCTTTGGCCGCAACCTCACCGCGGCGGAAATTCTGGACCAACTCCTCGCCATCGCCCACCACCAGGGCATCTCCCCCCGGGAGATCCGCAACGTGGTCCTCATGGGTATGGGGGAACCCCTCTTAAACCTCGCCCAGGTCCTGAAGGCGGTGCGGGTCATGCTCCACCCCAAAGGCCTCGCCATGAGCCCGAGGCGCATCACCCTCTCCACCGTGGGCATCCCCCGGGGGATTTACCGCCTGGCGGAGGAGGACCTGGGAATACGGCTCGCCCTCTCCCTCCACGCCCCCGACGACGAGACGCGGCGGAAGATCATCCCCACGGCCCACCGCTACCCCATAGCCGAGATCATGGAGGCGGTGCGCCACTACTACGCCAAGACCAAGCGGCGGGTGACCTTTGAATACACCCTTCTTAAGGGCATCAACGACCACCCCTGGCAGGCGCGGCTTCTGGCCAGGCTCCTCAAGGGAATCAGCGCCCACGTGAACCTCATCCCCTTTAACCCCTGGGAAGGGGCCCCGGTGGGGGGAACGCCCAAGCCCGGGATTTTGGCCTTCGCCGAGGAACTCCGGCGCCTAGGGGTGCCCACCTCCATCCGCTTCAGCCGGGGGCAGGACGTGGGGGCGGCCTGCGGGCAGCTCGCCCTCAAAGCCCCCAAGCCCCTTACCTTTAAACTCCTTCCAGAAGGCGCCGGGCAATGA